A stretch of the Candidatus Margulisiibacteriota bacterium genome encodes the following:
- a CDS encoding DUF134 domain-containing protein, whose protein sequence is MSPFTRKPRYCRPFFGSEFFKPRGIPLSELEIISLELDELEAFHLCDYEELSQMEAAERMNISASTLQRLLYSGRKKIAEALYSSKALEIKTSDNITMKTEKKEMPIVANRKRKGQCWKNI, encoded by the coding sequence ATGTCCCCTTTTACAAGAAAACCAAGATATTGCAGGCCATTTTTCGGTTCGGAATTTTTCAAACCCCGCGGCATTCCGTTGTCTGAGCTGGAAATAATTTCACTGGAATTAGATGAACTGGAAGCGTTTCATTTATGTGATTATGAAGAATTGAGCCAGATGGAGGCAGCCGAAAGAATGAATATATCCGCCAGTACTTTACAAAGATTATTGTATTCAGGACGTAAAAAAATTGCTGAGGCTCTTTATTCTTCAAAAGCATTGGAGATAAAAACATCAGATAATATTACGATGAAAACAGAAAAGAAAGAAATGCCGATTGTGGCAAACAGAAAAAGAAAAGGGCAATGCTGGAAAAACATATGA
- a CDS encoding class I SAM-dependent methyltransferase — protein sequence MLEKHMITNFTQEEIENNHLQYVSRLSFYKEQGFDQIRARQNIIKQLNKDCLTVLEIGTGKGYLTKEIAKKYKTVVSIDLDPVDQRIAALNAAYENVSDRIEFIIDNGEKLKFPDNFFDVVISAFTFHHLVKPFTVIDEMMRLTGKQLIISDFNEKGFAIINKSHDLEGRKHDKGSNDFNIVGMYLENYGFKVKKVADLEQIIFIAERW from the coding sequence ATGCTGGAAAAACATATGATAACCAATTTTACTCAAGAAGAGATCGAAAATAACCACCTTCAATATGTGTCCAGGTTATCTTTTTACAAAGAACAGGGATTTGATCAAATTAGAGCCAGACAGAATATAATTAAACAACTAAACAAGGATTGCCTTACAGTTTTAGAGATCGGGACAGGGAAAGGTTACCTGACCAAAGAAATAGCAAAAAAATATAAAACAGTTGTATCAATTGACCTGGACCCTGTTGATCAGAGAATAGCGGCACTGAATGCGGCGTATGAGAATGTATCGGATAGAATAGAATTTATTATAGATAATGGGGAAAAGTTGAAATTCCCCGATAATTTTTTTGATGTGGTAATCTCTGCCTTTACCTTTCATCACCTTGTCAAACCTTTCACGGTAATTGATGAAATGATGCGCCTGACGGGGAAACAACTTATTATTTCTGATTTCAATGAAAAGGGGTTTGCTATAATCAACAAGTCTCATGACCTGGAAGGCAGAAAACATGATAAAGGCTCAAATGACTTTAATATTGTGGGAATGTATTTAGAGAATTATGGCTTTAAGGTAAAAAAAGTTGCTGACTTGGAGCAGATAATATTTATAGCTGAAAGGTGGTGA
- a CDS encoding ferritin family protein, which yields MLSKIALDISKVKKEKLDLEILRAGLIAELDAINLYEQMADMTQDKSIKKILLDIAKEEKTHVGEFQALLLERDKEQVKELEAGKKEVKEELSKKD from the coding sequence ATGTTATCAAAAATAGCTCTGGACATTTCAAAAGTTAAAAAAGAAAAACTTGATCTGGAAATATTAAGAGCAGGTTTAATAGCTGAATTAGATGCTATAAATCTTTATGAGCAAATGGCGGACATGACTCAGGATAAGAGCATAAAAAAAATTCTTTTAGATATAGCCAAGGAAGAAAAGACTCATGTCGGAGAATTTCAAGCTCTTTTATTGGAAAGAGATAAAGAACAAGTAAAGGAACTGGAAGCAGGTAAAAAAGAAGTTAAAGAAGAGTTGTCCAAAAAAGATTAA
- a CDS encoding DUF5320 domain-containing protein produces MPRRDGTGPMGQGPMTGRGMGACAPNTGSIRNFFGFGRGRGAGMGHSRGMGLGRMMPWNWETNKTKDTTER; encoded by the coding sequence ATGCCAAGAAGAGATGGAACAGGGCCGATGGGACAAGGGCCGATGACCGGAAGAGGTATGGGGGCATGTGCTCCTAATACTGGTTCTATTCGTAATTTTTTTGGATTTGGCCGAGGACGAGGAGCCGGTATGGGCCATAGCAGAGGAATGGGATTGGGCCGCATGATGCCGTGGAATTGGGAAACGAACAAAACCAAAGATACAACAGAGAGATAA
- a CDS encoding NifB/NifX family molybdenum-iron cluster-binding protein, with amino-acid sequence MRIAITTDGDFVSAHFGQCPAFTIIDIEDNKVKNKQLVPNNAEHGGGGCIAVDEILKHKIQHVISGGMGMGAKQKFAAANVNVTGFTGTVDDAIKAFLTNSTSELSSCKEHGDCH; translated from the coding sequence ATGCGAATAGCTATTACAACCGATGGAGATTTTGTGTCTGCGCATTTTGGACAATGTCCGGCTTTCACTATAATCGATATCGAGGATAACAAGGTTAAGAACAAACAACTAGTGCCTAATAATGCTGAACATGGCGGTGGAGGTTGTATCGCAGTTGATGAAATTTTAAAGCACAAAATACAACATGTAATTTCCGGTGGAATGGGAATGGGAGCAAAACAAAAATTTGCAGCGGCAAATGTCAACGTTACAGGTTTTACGGGGACTGTCGATGATGCTATTAAAGCATTTTTAACTAATTCAACCAGTGAGCTTTCATCTTGCAAGGAACATGGCGACTGTCATTAA
- a CDS encoding NifB/NifX family molybdenum-iron cluster-binding protein translates to MKIAITSTGNELNSDMDPRFGRAQYYIIYDIDHDEIMEIINNNDNMNASGGAGTSAAQIIAAKGAEAVISGNFGPNATKGLTGFGIKMFQSEVKKIDMVIADYKAKKLNIVSNATVAGHH, encoded by the coding sequence ATGAAAATAGCTATTACATCGACTGGGAATGAGCTTAACTCAGATATGGATCCACGGTTCGGACGAGCGCAATATTACATTATTTATGATATTGATCATGATGAGATCATGGAAATCATTAACAATAATGATAATATGAACGCTTCGGGAGGTGCGGGAACAAGCGCTGCGCAGATTATCGCTGCTAAAGGCGCGGAGGCTGTTATCTCGGGTAACTTTGGCCCAAATGCTACCAAAGGGCTTACTGGTTTTGGAATAAAAATGTTTCAATCAGAGGTCAAAAAAATTGACATGGTTATTGCAGATTATAAAGCCAAAAAGTTAAATATTGTTTCCAACGCAACTGTGGCTGGCCATCATTGA